One stretch of Commensalibacter melissae DNA includes these proteins:
- a CDS encoding MIP/aquaporin family protein: protein MQNTKNLIGELISEAIAVTIIIFIGCSAAAMLLMYDPSPYQNAYWGVAISWGLSVTFAIYVTGSISGTHANPAVTLALALFRNFSWKKVPAYIIAQVFGGICGAVLVYCMYYSVIDHYNVVHHLTRPLGGGAGVFVTSPGLTVTPIHAFFNEILLTAFLVFSIFAITDEYNTIAPQANSGALIIGFVVAAIGASAGYLEGWAINPARDLGPRIFIYLAGWGPSAFPGLPSYWWGPIFGPLLGGVMGGGAYQLFIKPFLSRTS from the coding sequence ATGCAAAATACAAAAAATCTTATAGGAGAGCTCATTTCTGAAGCGATTGCAGTTACAATTATCATATTTATTGGTTGTTCAGCAGCAGCAATGCTTCTTATGTATGATCCAAGTCCTTATCAAAATGCCTATTGGGGTGTTGCGATCTCCTGGGGATTAAGTGTAACTTTCGCGATCTATGTTACTGGCAGCATAAGTGGCACCCATGCCAATCCTGCTGTAACACTAGCCCTTGCCTTATTCCGGAATTTTTCCTGGAAAAAAGTCCCCGCCTATATAATCGCCCAGGTTTTTGGCGGGATTTGCGGTGCAGTTCTTGTTTATTGCATGTATTATTCAGTTATTGACCATTATAATGTTGTCCATCACCTGACCCGCCCATTGGGCGGTGGGGCTGGTGTTTTTGTCACATCACCCGGATTAACAGTCACACCTATCCATGCTTTTTTTAACGAAATCCTTTTAACTGCATTTTTGGTTTTCAGTATTTTTGCCATTACTGATGAATACAATACCATTGCCCCACAAGCAAACAGTGGTGCACTGATTATCGGTTTTGTAGTTGCTGCTATTGGTGCATCGGCAGGATATCTTGAAGGATGGGCGATCAATCCCGCACGTGATCTTGGTCCTAGAATATTCATCTATTTGGCTGGCTGGGGACCTTCTGCCTTTCCTGGTTTACCCTCTTATTGGTGGGGTCCTATTTTCGGCCCACTCCTAGGCGGTGTCATGGGTGGAGGTGCCTATCAATTATTCATTAAACCCTTTTTATCTCGTACATCATAA
- a CDS encoding DMT family transporter, with protein MASVLWGTTGVAAQFAPEVSALAIGSGAMGIGGLLQSVIALPCLKNYQGKLYSQKGWIILGALAVMFYPLAFYGSMRVASITVGTVVSIGSAPFFSAVLENIMDHFKVTLQWVIGAFMGVSGIILLCFSAQHTLYSPISFARISLGILLGLLAGFTYAFYTWVARHLIHHEIPSKAAMGSIFGVGGLLLLPVLLITGGTYLNSWSNLSVGIYMATIPMFIGYLCFGYGLSFVPTSMATLITLLEPVIATFLAVIIVGEKFSGFGWLGIGLIFLCLVCISIPNNKK; from the coding sequence ATGGCTTCTGTTTTATGGGGGACAACAGGGGTTGCCGCTCAATTTGCACCTGAAGTGAGTGCGCTTGCGATTGGGTCAGGTGCTATGGGTATCGGTGGGTTGTTGCAATCAGTGATTGCCTTGCCATGTCTAAAAAATTATCAGGGGAAATTATATAGTCAAAAAGGTTGGATTATATTGGGTGCCCTTGCCGTTATGTTTTACCCTTTGGCTTTTTATGGTTCGATGCGGGTTGCCAGTATTACGGTTGGAACAGTTGTTTCAATTGGTTCAGCACCATTTTTTTCCGCTGTACTTGAAAACATAATGGATCATTTCAAAGTCACCCTACAATGGGTTATTGGTGCCTTTATGGGAGTATCAGGTATCATCTTGCTCTGTTTTTCTGCCCAACATACCTTATATAGCCCAATATCCTTTGCAAGAATCAGTCTGGGTATTTTATTGGGATTGTTGGCAGGGTTTACCTATGCATTCTATACATGGGTTGCAAGACATTTGATACATCATGAAATTCCATCAAAGGCAGCGATGGGAAGTATTTTCGGGGTTGGTGGTCTTTTGCTGTTACCAGTTTTATTGATAACGGGCGGAACATATTTGAATTCATGGAGCAATTTATCTGTTGGAATTTATATGGCGACTATTCCCATGTTTATTGGTTATCTTTGTTTTGGTTACGGCTTGTCCTTTGTTCCAACAAGCATGGCAACTTTGATAACCTTGTTGGAACCTGTTATTGCAACATTTCTTGCCGTAATAATTGTAGGGGAAAAATTTTCAGGTTTTGGCTGGTTAGGAATTGGTTTAATTTTTTTATGTCTGGTTTGTATCTCAATTCCCAATAATAAAAAATGA
- a CDS encoding efflux transporter outer membrane subunit, which yields MMKIRKSFRSTLKSMTLALMIFSTTSCNLVPDYKRPDASISQQWPMGPAYGAPLPKDSNLPQAYNVGWKVFFRDPVLSELISMALANNRDLREAIENITASHASYMRQRGDLFPTVNYSAGASYQTSPGKTLGGMRGYTHWNQLSTGFGVSNYEIDIFDHVRSLTKAARESYLQQVESTLSVQISLISEVANTYMAWLADCDSLRTVQESLHNRERNLQLIQGMHTYGQQNAQAVAQATELLQEARSQEQVYQKTVANDLNSLTLLIGQPIPQSVLQKAGPNPSLDNFVSMPEVASGMPSDLLERRPDILLAEHQLKEANANVGYARAAFFPSIQLTTSGSTAGATFAQMFGPYSAAYTFMPKITVPVIDEGQNLAQLRTAKAKVRAAAAHYQKVIQSSFKEVADALAARTTLKEKWKAESDNVKASQTDYRLSYARFRNGIDSYISTLTAQRTLLTAQVSSIQARLQYMQSLSTLYRTLGGGWSAENAFQTYQSNGKKLNTQVDKSKQ from the coding sequence ATGATGAAAATAAGAAAGTCATTTCGGTCAACGCTTAAATCCATGACTTTAGCTTTAATGATATTTTCAACGACCTCCTGTAATCTTGTTCCAGATTATAAACGCCCAGATGCATCAATTTCCCAGCAATGGCCAATGGGACCCGCTTATGGGGCCCCCTTGCCCAAGGATTCAAATTTGCCACAAGCCTATAATGTCGGTTGGAAGGTTTTTTTCCGGGATCCAGTCTTGAGCGAATTGATTTCCATGGCTCTGGCTAATAATCGTGATTTACGTGAGGCAATCGAGAATATTACGGCTTCCCATGCCAGTTACATGCGTCAAAGAGGTGATTTATTTCCAACAGTAAATTATTCTGCGGGGGCTTCCTATCAAACGAGTCCGGGAAAAACCTTGGGCGGTATGCGGGGCTATACGCATTGGAACCAATTATCAACGGGATTTGGTGTATCAAATTATGAAATTGATATATTCGATCATGTTCGGAGTTTGACGAAAGCGGCCAGGGAAAGTTACTTGCAGCAGGTAGAGAGTACTTTATCTGTGCAAATTTCGTTGATTAGCGAGGTTGCTAATACATATATGGCCTGGCTTGCGGATTGTGACAGTCTTCGTACTGTTCAGGAAAGCTTGCATAATCGTGAAAGGAATTTACAATTAATTCAAGGAATGCATACCTATGGTCAACAAAATGCCCAAGCTGTGGCACAAGCAACAGAATTGTTGCAAGAAGCCCGAAGTCAGGAGCAGGTTTATCAAAAAACGGTTGCCAATGATCTGAACAGCCTTACTTTGTTGATTGGTCAGCCTATTCCACAATCTGTCTTGCAAAAGGCCGGTCCTAATCCCTCTCTGGATAATTTTGTTTCAATGCCAGAGGTGGCGTCGGGTATGCCATCGGATCTTCTCGAACGTCGTCCGGATATTTTATTGGCAGAACATCAGCTTAAAGAAGCCAATGCGAATGTTGGATATGCCAGAGCTGCTTTTTTTCCATCCATTCAGCTAACAACATCAGGCAGTACGGCAGGAGCAACTTTTGCACAAATGTTTGGGCCTTATTCTGCGGCTTATACATTTATGCCGAAAATTACCGTACCTGTAATTGATGAGGGGCAAAATCTGGCACAATTGAGAACAGCAAAAGCTAAAGTACGTGCCGCCGCCGCTCATTATCAGAAAGTGATACAATCTTCTTTCAAGGAAGTTGCTGATGCTTTGGCAGCCAGAACAACATTAAAAGAAAAGTGGAAAGCTGAATCTGACAATGTCAAGGCAAGCCAGACAGATTACCGTTTGTCCTATGCCCGGTTCAGAAATGGAATTGATAGTTATATCAGCACATTAACAGCGCAAAGAACATTATTGACCGCCCAAGTTTCATCTATTCAGGCACGTCTTCAATATATGCAGAGTCTTTCAACTTTATACAGAACGTTGGGAGGAGGATGGAGTGCAGAAAATGCTTTTCAGACCTATCAATCCAATGGAAAGAAATTGAACACTCAGGTAGATAAGAGCAAACAATAA
- the glpK gene encoding glycerol kinase GlpK: MNKAHYIIALDQGTTSTRSIIFNTRGQEISLSRHEFTQHYPQLGWVEHNPEDIWSDTVYTIKNAIAKASLEGKTSKIAAIGITNQRETVVIWNRKTGKPVYNAIVWQDRRTANSCRALKEEGLEKTIYEKTGLLLDPYFSATKIAWILDNIPNVRSEAERGELAFGTIDSFLLWRLTGGKVHATDATNASRTLLFNIQTQSWDPELLKIFNIPASILPEVKDNSTLFGTTDPALFGNSIPIMGMAGDQQAALIGQACFEPGMVKATYGTGCFMLLNTGDKIVTSQNRMLTTTAYRLNGKPTYALEGSIFVAGAAIKWLRDGIGIITHASQTNDMATKVNDNHEVYMVPAFVGLGAPHWEPDVKAIITGLTFNATAAHIARAALESIAYQTYDLAEAMKKDSLEEISSIRVDGGMSANDWYCQFLASIMNTTVERPAYIETTAMGAAYLAGLGCGIWNNIEDITTNWSEGSTFKPAMEQAERERKLKGWRLAFKKALLKE; the protein is encoded by the coding sequence ATGAATAAAGCTCATTATATTATTGCCCTTGACCAGGGCACAACATCTACACGTTCAATTATCTTCAACACACGGGGCCAAGAAATATCGCTCAGCCGACATGAATTTACCCAGCATTATCCTCAACTTGGATGGGTTGAACATAATCCGGAGGACATCTGGAGTGATACTGTATATACAATTAAAAACGCCATTGCCAAAGCTTCCCTTGAAGGTAAAACCAGTAAAATTGCCGCCATAGGCATTACCAACCAACGTGAAACAGTTGTTATCTGGAACCGTAAGACGGGCAAACCTGTTTACAATGCCATCGTATGGCAGGATCGACGGACAGCAAATTCATGCAGAGCTTTAAAGGAAGAAGGGCTGGAAAAAACAATCTATGAAAAAACAGGCTTACTTCTTGACCCCTACTTCTCCGCGACAAAAATTGCCTGGATATTGGATAACATCCCAAATGTAAGATCTGAAGCAGAACGCGGTGAACTGGCTTTTGGTACAATTGACAGTTTCCTTTTATGGCGTCTAACTGGCGGCAAAGTTCACGCAACAGATGCAACCAATGCCAGTCGAACCCTGCTGTTTAATATACAAACACAATCATGGGATCCGGAACTACTCAAAATCTTTAATATTCCCGCCTCTATTTTACCTGAGGTAAAAGATAACAGTACTTTGTTCGGCACAACAGACCCTGCCTTGTTTGGTAATTCAATTCCCATTATGGGAATGGCGGGGGATCAGCAAGCCGCATTAATCGGTCAAGCCTGTTTTGAACCCGGCATGGTTAAGGCAACCTATGGCACGGGATGCTTTATGCTGTTAAACACAGGGGACAAAATCGTAACCTCCCAAAACCGCATGCTCACAACAACGGCCTATCGCCTAAATGGTAAACCAACCTATGCACTTGAAGGATCCATCTTTGTTGCTGGTGCTGCAATCAAATGGTTAAGGGATGGTATCGGAATCATCACCCATGCCTCACAAACCAATGATATGGCAACCAAGGTTAACGACAACCATGAAGTATATATGGTTCCAGCCTTTGTCGGATTAGGTGCCCCCCATTGGGAACCTGATGTCAAGGCAATCATTACTGGATTAACCTTCAATGCGACAGCTGCCCATATAGCCCGTGCCGCACTAGAATCCATTGCCTATCAGACCTATGATCTTGCCGAGGCAATGAAAAAGGACAGTCTTGAAGAAATTTCATCCATCCGTGTTGATGGCGGAATGTCAGCGAATGACTGGTATTGTCAATTCCTGGCCAGTATTATGAATACAACCGTCGAACGACCCGCTTATATTGAAACAACCGCAATGGGAGCTGCCTATCTTGCTGGTCTTGGGTGCGGTATATGGAACAATATCGAAGATATTACGACCAACTGGTCCGAAGGTAGCACTTTCAAACCGGCAATGGAACAAGCAGAACGGGAAAGAAAACTCAAAGGTTGGCGACTAGCCTTTAAAAAAGCTTTACTGAAAGAATAA